In the genome of Candida dubliniensis CD36 chromosome 3, complete sequence, the window tttatggtatattgtttttctttttaaatgTTTTCGATCATCTGGTTATGTTCAGGctatatgtatatattgtgtcttctttttttttttaatgctgttttgtttcaattattgttttatttctgtattgtttagtttttttgtttttttttgtttaatttgtCTTAGGTTTAGCTATTATGATTGCTGTTTCacttgatgaagatgaagatgatgatattatattatatctATTTCCATAGTTTGATTTAACTAAtagaatatttttttttttttgttaatatCTTTTACATTTACAAGCTAATCTTGATTTACTAAAATTTATGTAAAGTTACGCCTAGTTTTTTAATCTTAATTGCAAACCCCTCTTGCCAGTTGATGTCTAACTTTTTActcaaaatatttgaaatctGTTGAAagtttaaaaataatacagGACAATGACTTTTTGAATTGTGGTTAGTGGTCAATGGACTATATGGAATGTTACAATGTGTCAAACTAATGGATTAGTAACAATGATTAGTAAGATTTgtgttaataataatacactGGAAGAGGATTGAAAaacattaattaattttatattttccaCTACGTAAGTTAGAATTggataattaaaaaataacCCAAATTATACTATCCCCACCCACCCAGCcattaatttttgataGTCATCATGACAATACAAGGCTgaacacacacacacacacacactttaaggattattatttctgtCTAAATTGAACGTAAACGTAAAtgtaaatgaaaataacCTGAAAGCAATCTATCTTCCGTCATTACTTCTACATTGACTTaagaatattcaaaaagaagaaaaaaagaaaaggtgCTGTAAACCTAACCTTATTAGAGATATTTATTGTCttgtcttttttattttaggTTCCAAAAGATTTTTGCAAGATGGTTGCTGTTTAATTTACGAATAATCCAACCAACAATAACGATTcaattactactactgctcCTGCTGCTGCTTTCAATCAAAATGGTGTTTCGGAATATTTCGGGAACCATAACGGAACGAAATTTGATTgtgaatcaaatttttgggatttattatatcaacaacaatacccattattattatttcccaaaaaaaaaaacttccCTCCCCCCTAATCTAAGGAGGCTCAATCGTGGTTTGTAATTTATTCAGTATTGTCTTctctttattatttttcgGCAGATAAAGTATATGTAAGTAAGTTAGCAGGTAAGTCTTTATCTTATTAGTCTTTTGTAAAgaacaaacaaaagaaaacaattatGATCTTGAAGTTTCAACATCATCTGACTCAAATATATCTAGATTATCAATACTGTTTAGGTTGTAACTAATTGATTAATGCTATTCTTGCTCTTTCTTAAAATTACTTGACTAATTACAATGTTTAGTTAAAGTTAGAATCAGTTGAACTTGgtacaaaaaaagaagtttgTTGCATTAATACACACCCACCCacccacacacacaaatCATGGAGAATAAAtgaagattattattattgtctTGTCTTGTCTATCCCGATAAGACAGGGGGGTTCTTCTgatctttctttccttcGTTTGTTCTTTTGTTCGCTCAGTGGCTCGCTTAAAATTCagattatttgattttttgatttcttggCCACAAAATTAGTGCCAATTCAAGTCCCACCCACccacacatacacacatacacataAAATGAAAGgaatttaaaacaaaaactgtGGAAATTCTTAATAACTTTTGTGCATTGATCTTTAGATATATGCacttttgaaatattaaatatgtCTGTATGGACACATCACGAGCTTGGAAACTGAAATTCTAAATATCACCATACCACACTAATTCAACTTTAACTTAATCTAGTGGGTGTGGACTAATGGTGAACAtcccatttttttttttttaaaggtGTTGATCTCTTGGGTAGTTGATAATATGATAAGCTTAGGGTTTTCAGTGAATGGGATATGTTATGGATATTTCTTTTACTAATTTTTGTGTACCCTCTGGCCAGCTTTTCCTTCCCTCCTTTCTTTGAACAATCACTTAGCACTTTGCAACTCACCGTTTGAAAACCCTTTCTCTAATCTTAAAAAGAGGAGATACATATTTCCCTTTGAAATCAACGTAAATGCATATACTAAATTCAAATGGTtatcatttcatttcattttatgTTATCGTTACTGCATAATTTAACACTGTATCGTTTCGAGTATACTTTATTGTCAATCTTTCGTGAAAGTtacacttttttttggtccactttttgcaacaaattttctctaataatttacTAACAAGttattttcattcatttacTATATAGATTgttcaagaaaaagaaaaaaaaaaaattaaaacaaattgtaAACATAATAATCATAGGGAAAACCAAAAGTCTATCTATGGAGCATCAGTACATTCCCAATCTGTTGGTTCATAAGCATCAGGTTGATCAATTgctttaatttcttcattagtcaattcaaaatcatcaacagaAAGATTTTCCTTCAATCGTGATGGGGTTTTCGTCTTTGGTAATGGTATATAACCTTTTTGTAATGACCATTTAATCAATACTTGAGCTGctgatttattatatttttgcaTGATTTGTTGGAATTCAGTATTATTGGTTTGCAATTTATGACCATGAGTCAATGGAGCATAAGCTTCAACATTGATACCTTTATTTAAACACCAAGTGGCCAAATCTTGTCTCATACACCAAGGactaatttcaatttgattgacAGCTGGAGGAATGGTTGaatttgttaataattcttcaatgTGATGTTTACCATAATTAGAAACCCCAATGTTTTTAATCCATCCTTTTTCAACGGCATCTTGTAAAACTTTCCAACTCTCTAAACGTTTTGTCTTACCTGGTAATGGAgaatgaattaataataaatcaatatattcTAATTTATCACCAACTTGAGCCATCATGGTTGAAATGGCTTGTTTGGTACTTGAAGTACCCAATTGACTATTCCAAAGCTTTGTTGTGTAAAAAAACTCAGATCGTGGTATATTAGGGTTTTCTCGTAAAAATTTACTTATCCCTTCAataacttcttcttcatttccATATAATACAGCAGTATCAAAATGACGATATCCAACCTTACAAGCCTCATAAACTACCGAAACTGTTTTGTTTCTTGGAATATCATAACATCCTAATCCAATTGATGGAATGGTATGGCCAGAATTGAGTTTGATTAACCTGTATGACATTGTggctttctttttggaCAAGGCAACGTTCAGTATTTAAGTGATATATAAGGGAGTGGTttaaaaatcaagaaaagaagTAGTAGTCGTTATACAACAATTGATCAGTTTGGTGGTGGAactccttttttttgtggGGGATGGCAAAGCAATCTTTTGTACAGTCCTAAAACTTCTTTTAGCTATCGTTTCTCTTCGTGTAGAATCTGGCCATTTTGCATCAGCTacttttgtttattatgAATTATACCATTCCGTTAcgatgcaaaaaaaaaaaactgacAACTATTTGGCAATAGTAGTAGGGGACCCAATTGGTCTTGAAGATTTCTATCTACACTTATAATAATCAGTAACTCGATGGAATTAAAGATCAAActtcaaaaacaatataaagGATTTGTTGCTGCCTGTTATCCCCGGGATTGGATCTTGGTTGCTTTAGTCCGAGGATATATGCACGTGAATTGATGGTAAGGCTATAAAGCGTGGTGGTAGTGTACCGAGACcgaaaaaagaaagtgtGTGTGATTGTGAGGGCtaggaaaaaaaaaaatagaatagatACTACAGTAGTAGAAGTAGCAGTGGTATGATGcaaattaattgtttttttttttgttgctCCTTGTCGACTGCTGATTCACACCACCACCTTTGTAGTCAAATACAATCGACGGTggcgaaaaaaaaaaaaaaaaaacgcacatacaaaactaaaataaagaattgcgatattttattaattaattatggTCGTCACCATACATTATCCAGTATGATCAATTTGATGACGAGTAAAATACAAATTGCGTGGTTCAAGTCcgaaaattgaaaaaaaaaaagctagCAGGAGAGGCGTGAAATGAGTTGTAACAATTGTACTCACATTTTTGGCTGACAATTATTTCTCTGACCCCCTTAATTTTCTATGcagtttattatttttacgTAGAAACTATTTGCAATTCGCTCGGTACCCGATACTTTTCGTTACTAGAGTCAATTGACGGGATATAGTGTTCTCCAATTTGATAACCCAAGTCCTATTCAGTGATAATTTTGGTTGCAATAAATGGTATAACCGGTGTTAGGTATTGTTAATTAACTTGAGTTTGCGGTTTTTTAGATCAGCTGTTTCAAATCCAGGCTCGTGGTGtacattttttattttgttgtttattcttattctcACTCTCGCCCATGGAAATTTTTCTCTCCTAATGTGGGAAATTATCATGACGCAAAATTACTTATTGATGGGTGATAATGCCCCGGGTATGGCGTGTCCCGTACAAATCATATTATgcaaacaacaatttttttttagtaaaGTTATTTGCAATTCCACCACCAACCCACTAAAATTTGTCTTGTCAAAGCCAATTCAAcgaaaattgaattttttttttttgactgaatatatattaacCCTTGAAATTCCTttcaattggaaatttttttttatttttttaattcttctttctcttttttttttttttctttctttctcttaTTCATCacaattgaattcaaatcaattacatcaaacaaatttttacaaatcaaattaattaacAATGGCTATTAAAATTGGTATTAACGGTTTCGGTAGAATCGGTAGATTAGTCTTAAGAGTTGCTTTAAGCAGAAAAGACATTGAAGTTGTTGCCGTCAACGATCCATTCATTGCTGCCGACTATGCTGCTTACATGTTCAAATACGATTCCACCCACGGTAGATACCAAGGTGAAGTCACTGCTTCTGGTGACAGCTTGGTCATTGATggtcaaaaaatcaaagttTTCCAAGAAAGAGACCCAGTTAACATTCCATGGGGTAAATCTGGTGTTGATTACGTTATTGAATCCACTGGTATCTTCACCAAACTCGAAGGTGCTCAAAAACACATTGATGCTGGTGCCAAAAAAGTTATCATCACTGCTCCATCTGCTGATGCCCCAATGTTTGTTGTCGGTGTTAACGAAGACAAATACACTCCAGACTTGAACATTATCTCCAATGCTTCTTGTACCACCAACTGTTTGGCTCCATTGGCTAAAGTTGTCAACGACACTTTCGGTATTGAAGAAGGTTTGATGACCACTGTCCACTCCATCACTGCTACCCAAAAGACCGTTGACGGTCCATCCCACAAGGACTGGAGAGGTGGTAGAACTGCTTCTGGTAACATTATCCCATCTTCCACTGGTGCTGCTAAAGCCGTTGGTAAGGTTATTCCAGAATTGAACGGTAAATTGACTGGTATGTCTTTGAGAGTCCCAACCACTGATGTTTCCGTTGTTGACTTGACTGTCAGATTGAAGAAACCAGCTTCTTACGAAGAAATTGCTCAAGCCATCAAGAAAGCTTCTGAAGGTCCATTGAAGGGTGTTTTGGGTTACACTGAAGATGCTGTTGTCTCCACCGATTTCTTGAGTTCAACCTACTCATCTGTTTTCGATGAAAAAGCTGGTATCTTGTTGTCCCCAACTTTCGTCAAATTGATCTCCTGGTACGATAACGAATACGGTTACTCCACCAGAGTTGTTGACTTGTTGGAACACGTTGCTAAAGTTTCTGCTTGAAGTAAAACCAGACTttgattttagttttatttgattgaagTTGTATAATGAAGTTTTGAAATATCTACATAAGAGAGATTattgatgttttttttttttgcttttatAGTGTTTACAgttataaataaaaaatatcattatctggaaatatatataaatgcaaaaaagaagaattattatgattGTGTAAGAAGAGCGCGGCCATAATATTTTGATCTTGAatctaatttattttattttttttttttttcaactatAAACAAATCACATCTATATCCTTTTTCTACTTCCATCGCCCCGTTTTTACCGAACACCAATGTCGCAGGATAGAGATATATCATcgttgataataaatcaaacatTTAAAATCTataaatccaattcatcattatcatcatctatAAAACTAACTAAAAAgcaattggaaaaatttcGAATTACTCTATGCAAATATTTGTACCAAAGATATCAACAAACTTTACAAGTGGAAGATGATTTACTAGTTCAATATGAATCATATCGTGATATTGTTCCTGAACTTACTATTTAtaacaattcaattgaagaacaTTCGCAAtacaaaattcaatatttaattatcaaatgtGCCAATAATCGATTGATTTCTCGTCAAgtgtttatttttgttagtAATGATGACGATTTCACTTTGGTATTAAATAGAATCACCAATCACCCAAGtataaatgaatatattttagaattattagaagatattaatgattatCCTTTAATTATAAAACCTCTAGATTTGCCTGATTATTTAATCCCCAATTTGGTCGATCAATTAGGTGACAAATTGGATTCTTTGGGTGATTTACATTTGGTTTATTCTTCTCCAACATCTAATAGATTAAGaaatttcatcattgaTATTCCGAAAAAGGATTTAccaaaattatataatgatGGGAAACTATATCAAGACATTGTGAAATTTATGTATAATAAtaccaaaataaaatttgaaaaattaagaATAGAAAAGtttgttaataatttaattaatattgcTAATGATGggaaattcaaattaataattaatgataatcaaCTAATATGGTTCTTAATTGAATCTATAAAGTCATCGTTGCAGTAGGATATGTGTGTACGTGTGTACATGGGTCAatagttgtagttgtaTTATATGTGCGTGTACAAAGtgatgatttttcttttatatttgcgcgttgttgtttttttttggttgtcTGACTTGAAAAAATAACTTACGTGTTCATTCACCTACATTATTTGCTTATAATAGgcgttttctttttttctctctctttaCTGTTGAACaatgtgaaaaaaaaagaaccaGATCTCTATTCATTTCATTCAACCGACttgtatttttatttttttttttttttttacaaccaattcattacaaaagaaagacaCCAATCAAAATGTCTACTTCTGTTGAACCCAATGAAACAGAAGCTTTGTTGAGAAAGCAGAATGAACTTTCTACAACTgcttcaattgaagaaaaatacCCTAATCAccaagaagatgaagatgaagtcGATACTCTTAAACGAACCCAATATGATGAAGCTAAAGAAACTGCTGAATCTTTAAAACAAGTTGAATCCATTTTGGCACCTATTCTTTTCACTGCATTGTCATTTTTCGTGAGATTTTATCGTATTTCAGTGAATGATCATGTTGTTTGGGATGAAGCTCATTTTGGTAAATTTGGATCCTATTATTTACGACACGAATTTTATCATGATGTTCATCCTCCATTGGGTAAGATGTTAGTTGGTTTATCTGGTTATTTGGCAGGGTACAATGGATCTTGGGATTTCCCAAGTGGTGAAAAATATCCAgattatattgattataCTAAAATGAGATTGTTTAATGCCACTTTTTCTGCCTTGTGTGTTCCATTGGCATATTTCACAGGGAAAGAAATTGGATTTTCTATGTTTACTACTTGGTTATTCACTTTAATGGTGGCTCTTGAATCAAGTTATGTTACATTAGGtaaattcattttattgGATTCAATGTTGTTATTTTTCACTGTTGCTACTGTTTTCTGTTTTTCTcgtttcaacaattttaacAATAAATCACAAGAATTTTCCAGAAAATGGTGGAAATGGATTCTTTTAACGGGTGTTTCCATTGGTTGTACTTGTTCAGTTAAAATGGTTGGATTATTTGTTACCACTTTGGTGGGTATTTACACTGTTGTCGATCTTTGGAACAAATTGAGTGATAAATCTATTTCATGGacaaaatatattcaacaTTGGTTTGCTAGAATTGTTGCCTTGATTATTGTCCCTATTTTCATCTTTATGCTTTCATTTAAAGttcattttgatttgttatATAAATCAGGTACCGGTGATGCCAATATGTCATCACTTTTCCAAGCTAATTTGGCTGGTTCCgatgttggtggtggtccTCGTGAAGTATCTATGTTCCACTCAGTTATTACTTTAAAGAACCAAGGTTTAAGTGGTGGACTTTTGCATTCACATGTTCAAACATTCCCAGAAGGTtccaaacaacaacaagttaCTACTTATGGTCATAAAGattcaaacaacaattggatTTTCCAAAGAGCTAGAGGACAACCTTATTATGACACTTCAGGTAACACTACTGAtgttgaatatatttttgatgGTATGCATGTAAGATTAATGCATCCACAAACTGGTAGAAACTTACATACTCATGACATTCCTGCACCAGTCTCTAAATCTGAATATGAAGTTGCATGTTATGGTAATTTAACTATTGGTGATCCTAAAGATAATTGGATTGTGGAAATTATGGAACAAGCAAGTGATGAAGATAAGATGAGATTACATCCTTTGACTTCATCATTTAGATTGAAGAATGAAGTGATGAATTGTTATTTGGGAGTTACTGGTACTACTTTACCTCAATGGGGGTTTAGACAAGGTGAAGTTGTTTGTTATAAAAACCCATTtaaaaaagacaaaagaACTTGGTggaatattgaaaataatcgTAATGCAATTTTACCACCAGCTCCAgaagatttcaaattacCTAAAACCAAATTCATCCGCgatttcattcaattgaatttggcTATGATGGCTACTAATAATGCTTTAGTTCCCGACACTGAAAAGCAAGATGATTTGGCTTCATCATTTTGGCAATGGCCAACATTAAATGTTGGGATCAGAATGTGTGGATGGGGACCAGAAAATCCTAAATATTATATGATTGGTTCACCAGCAACTACTTGGACATCTACTTTTGGTGTTATTTTGTTTgcatttattgttttgtattatttgattagaTGGCAAAGACAATATGTTGATTTCCCAAGTACTAATCCacacaaattgaaattatttgtCATGGGAGGTATTTATCCAATGTTTGGTTGGGGGTTACATTTCTTACCATTTGCCATTATGGGTAGAGTTACCTATGTTCATCATTATGTTCCTGCACTTTATTTTGCCATGCTTGTTTTCTGTTATGAAGTTGAATCATTTGCTTCAAGATTAAATACACCTAATGCTTCTCCAGTGctgaaattattatatttggCCATTTATATCAGTTTGCTTTCCTTAGTTGCTGGTACTTTCTGGTATTTCAGATATTTATCTTGGGGTATGGAAGGACCAAAAGAAGATTGGAAgcatttgaaattattggaatCATGGAGAGTCTCTGATGATCAGTATACCTAGAGATATGGGGAGAAAGGGGTATATAGGAAGAAAGGTGACAAGTAAGACATTATACATTCATTTAAATAGTTTCAAAGTTAAGTTTATTTTaagtttattttcattattatgtCTGTGTATGACAATTAGATAAGGAGAAAaaaagccaaaaaaaaaaaaaaaagacaaacaTTTTATAAACacacatacatatatatattattacgTCTATTGAGATTCTATTCAAATTGTAGTTTTGATAATGAGAGTGGGGGGAGGATAGATGATGATCAGAatgatttggtttttgcaactttgttttttttttttttttttttttgaaggTATTATCATCTTTATAAACCAATTAATTTGAGTGGGTGCTTATATACAGGAAgtgaagaaaaatcaatgatcaaaagaaagagaaattAATCATTACTAATACATATTAACTATAAAGTATTATCAAACGCAACCGCCAGCTAGGATGTTAGGAACTAGATATATGGTCATAACCAAACGAATCTCAACATTACAGTTATTTAAATCCCCAATACTTAATGGGACAGTCATTGGTACTTTACGTTATAATTCTACCAAatcaaccaccaccacaaacTCTGGTAATACTGGTACTAATTCATCAAGACTAAAACCATCGTCATTTGCTTTCCCATCGGCACAACCACCATCCACAATTCCTTCAACTAACGATtccacaacaacattacaacaagaagatattaatgatttcaaaGCCACTAATTTAATTCATGGACAAactaatttatcatttgcCATAACTGAAAGAGCTAGtaagaaattaaatgaaatttctCAACAAGATAATGAAGATTCTGGATTAATAATCCAAGTAGAAAGTGGAGGATGTCATGgatttcaatataatttgaaattaaccaatattgataaagaattaCAAGAAGTAGagaataatgatgatttgatgGTATTTGAAAGAGATCAAGGGAAAGTAATTATGAatgaatcatcattaatgattttacaagattcaaaattggattatacaaaagaattgattggtagtcaatttaaaattgttgatagtCCTTATACTAGTTCTGCTTGTGGTTGTGGAAgttcatttgattttgattttgataaattactGCAAAAGGAAGGATAAATATACGGGATGTATAGATAAGAGTTGATTAGTTGGTTGAAAATATGTGCATGtaatgtatgtatgtacgtatgtgtgtgtgtgtattgGATGTGAAGGGGAGGGGAAGGGAAGGGGGAAGGGGAGAGGTTGTATAGATTATGTACTTAATAAACTAtacaaaaatcaaaaaaaaaaaaaaaacatcaaGCCAAGATCTCATTAATACCTTTAATACTTTTCAATGAATAAAATctaacatcaacatcatcatcattttccaatttttgtaaatttgttaaaacTTGtgaatcaatgaattttttcaattcttgatcATTTGCTTCTGGTAGTTGAcccaatttctttttattaattaatgattccactaatattaaatatgaTTTAGCCACATTAAACCGGATATTAGGAACagaatcattaattaatccattaataaatggtaatactttatcaattaaaactttataatcaataactGGTATTAAACTGGTGATAGCAAATAAACAAGTTATTctgataatgaaatttgaataatcaactttatcattattattattattatcattgttTTCACCATTACCAgtaccatcatcatcattaacaattttatcaccttgatttaataatcgATTAATTATTTCCACTTGAGCCCATTCTGATCCAAATATAACTgtcaattcttttaaattattaacaGCAGCTTCTCTAATAGCATAAACTGGATCCCATAACCATGACATACacaatgataataattcttcattgaaaaatgattcaCCCAATTGTTTGGCCAATTTAGGAATGTATTCAATGATTGCTAATCTAACTCTCCATTTATGATCTTGAGCTAATTCGGTGATTGCCGGTAATAAATtagttgataataaattaataccAATGGTTTCATTAACGACagataaattggaaataatatttaatcTAACATCAGGGAATTCATCTTTTAACATAATTAAAAACACtggtaataatttatcaatagtGGCCTGTTTTTCTAAAATTGGTGAAAGTTCAGTTATAGTGGAAGCTAATGAAGCACGAACATTTTCTTGAGGATCTTGACTCAATTCATTAGCCACGGGgacaattttatttaaaatagTGGCTTTAGTCAGAGGAAATTTCACTAATAATTGACAAAAAACTGGCAATTGTTTAGCAATTGCTTTCCTAACTTCACCTTCATGATCTTTcattaaagaaataaatggatcaatcaattggaatAAATCCAGTTCATTGTTGGTGAAATTCCGAGCAATTTTACTAAACCTATCAGCAGCAGTATATCTAACTCTCCAACTTTCATCttgaattaatttcaatgcACTAGATAAGAAATCAGCATTAAAACTATATTCATGAATTTTCCCGAAAAATTCTAAAAtagaaattaaaacatcAACACTTAAAAATTTGACCAGGTCTTGATCATCAGTAATTAAATGTTGAaacatttttgaaattatttccCAATCTTCATTAGTGATTTTATTAACATCATTAGGATGATGTTCAGTAAATTCAgtcaataaatcaattaatcgTGGTAAATTAGTGGCACTAGCTCTTCTAACCATAGGATAATCATCGGTAACTAATTTAAAATacaattttaataaattttgtcTAGTAATGGCATCCACTCTAATAATAACCGATTGATATAATCCACAAGCAGCAATTTTC includes:
- a CDS encoding aldo-keto reductase, putative (In S. cerevisiae: putative xylose and arabinose reductase; member of the aldo-keto reductase (AKR) family; GFP-fusion protein is induced in response to the DNA-damaging agent MMS), whose translation is MSYRLIKLNSGHTIPSIGLGCYDIPRNKTVSVVYEACKVGYRHFDTAVLYGNEEEVIEGISKFLRENPNIPRSEFFYTTKLWNSQLGTSSTKQAISTMMAQVGDKLEYIDLLLIHSPLPGKTKRLESWKVLQDAVEKGWIKNIGVSNYGKHHIEELLTNSTIPPAVNQIEISPWCMRQDLATWCLNKGINVEAYAPLTHGHKLQTNNTEFQQIMQKYNKSAAQVLIKWSLQKGYIPLPKTKTPSRLKENLSVDDFELTNEEIKAIDQPDAYEPTDWECTDAP
- the TDH1 gene encoding glyceraldehyde-3-phosphate dehydrogenase, putative, translated to MAIKIGINGFGRIGRLVLRVALSRKDIEVVAVNDPFIAADYAAYMFKYDSTHGRYQGEVTASGDSLVIDGQKIKVFQERDPVNIPWGKSGVDYVIESTGIFTKLEGAQKHIDAGAKKVIITAPSADAPMFVVGVNEDKYTPDLNIISNASCTTNCLAPLAKVVNDTFGIEEGLMTTVHSITATQKTVDGPSHKDWRGGRTASGNIIPSSTGAAKAVGKVIPELNGKLTGMSLRVPTTDVSVVDLTVRLKKPASYEEIAQAIKKASEGPLKGVLGYTEDAVVSTDFLSSTYSSVFDEKAGILLSPTFVKLISWYDNEYGYSTRVVDLLEHVAKVSA
- a CDS encoding dolichyl-phosphate-D-mannose:protein O-D-mannosyltransferase, putative (Similar to S. cerevisiae PMT2;~In S. cerevisiae: transfers mannose residues from dolichyl phosphate-D-mannose to protein serine/threonine residues; acts in a complex with Pmt1p, can instead interact with Pmt5p in some conditions; target for new antifungals), whose product is MSTSVEPNETEALLRKQNELSTTASIEEKYPNHQEDEDEVDTLKRTQYDEAKETAESLKQVESILAPILFTALSFFVRFYRISVNDHVVWDEAHFGKFGSYYLRHEFYHDVHPPLGKMLVGLSGYLAGYNGSWDFPSGEKYPDYIDYTKMRLFNATFSALCVPLAYFTGKEIGFSMFTTWLFTLMVALESSYVTLGKFILLDSMLLFFTVATVFCFSRFNNFNNKSQEFSRKWWKWILLTGVSIGCTCSVKMVGLFVTTLVGIYTVVDLWNKLSDKSISWTKYIQHWFARIVALIIVPIFIFMLSFKVHFDLLYKSGTGDANMSSLFQANLAGSDVGGGPREVSMFHSVITLKNQGLSGGLLHSHVQTFPEGSKQQQVTTYGHKDSNNNWIFQRARGQPYYDTSGNTTDVEYIFDGMHVRLMHPQTGRNLHTHDIPAPVSKSEYEVACYGNLTIGDPKDNWIVEIMEQASDEDKMRLHPLTSSFRLKNEVMNCYLGVTGTTLPQWGFRQGEVVCYKNPFKKDKRTWWNIENNRNAILPPAPEDFKLPKTKFIRDFIQLNLAMMATNNALVPDTEKQDDLASSFWQWPTLNVGIRMCGWGPENPKYYMIGSPATTWTSTFGVILFAFIVLYYLIRWQRQYVDFPSTNPHKLKLFVMGGIYPMFGWGLHFLPFAIMGRVTYVHHYVPALYFAMLVFCYEVESFASRLNTPNASPVSKLLYLAIYISLLSLVAGTFWYFRYLSWGMEGPKEDWKHLKLLESWRVSDDQYT
- a CDS encoding iron sulfur assembly protein, putative (Similar to S. cerevisiae ISA2;~In S. cerevisiae: protein required for maturation of mitochondrial and cytosolic Fe/S proteins, localizes to the mitochondrial intermembrane space), translating into MLGTRYMVITKRISTLQLFKSPILNGTVIGTLRYNSTKSTTTTNSGNTGTNSSRLKPSSFAFPSAQPPSTIPSTNDSTTTLQQEDINDFKATNLIHGQTNLSFAITERASKKLNEISQQDNEDSGLIIQVESGGCHGFQYNLKLTNIDKELQEVENNDDLMVFERDQGKVIMNESSLMILQDSKLDYTKELIGSQFKIVDSPYTSSACGCGSSFDFDFDKLSQKEG
- a CDS encoding protein phosphatase regulatory subunit, putative (Similar to S. cerevisiae TPD3;~In S. cerevisiae: required for cell morphogenesis and for transcription by RNA polymerase III); translation: MNDFNDDLYPLALLMDELKHDDVSNRVEAMQKLDTIAIALGPERTRKELLPFLNDVAQDDEEEVFAVLANKLGEFVPLIGGHQYSEPLISILTILASMEEPLVRDKAIDSLNKISLELSDEEINGIFLTLIQNLSQGNWFSKKIAACGLYQSVIIRVDAITRQNLLKLYFKLVTDDYPMVRRASATNLPRLIDLLTEFTEHHPNDVNKITNEDWEIISKMFQHLITDDQDSVKFLSVDVLISILEFFGKIHEYSFNADFLSSALKLIQDESWRVRYTAADRFSKIARNFTNNESDLFQLIDPFISLMKDHEGEVRKAIAKQLPVFCQLLVKFPSTKATILNKIVPVANELSQDPQENVRASLASTITELSPILEKQATIDKLLPVFLIMLKDEFPDVRLNIISNLSVVNETIGINLLSTNLLPAITELAQDHKWRVRLAIIEYIPKLAKQLGESFFNEELLSLCMSWLWDPVYAIREAAVNNLKELTVIFGSEWAQVEIINRLLNQGDKIVNDDDGTGNGENNDNNNNNDKVDYSNFIIRITCLFAITSLIPVIDYKVLIDKVLPFINGLINDSVPNIRFNVAKSYLILVESLINKKKLGQLPEANDQELKKFIDSQVLTNLQKLENDDDVDVRFYSLKSIKGINEILA